One window of Populus nigra chromosome 5, ddPopNigr1.1, whole genome shotgun sequence genomic DNA carries:
- the LOC133695234 gene encoding lysine-specific demethylase JMJ31, with protein sequence MEESLQLQIQRFEQLPSPTEFASQLESKNVPAVFNGCIKDWKAFVKWNPANGGLDHLQERVGSSTVEAMLSKTAPVFYGDIRSHERVQLPFSTFIDFCKQSMRNTDSSGGSLLQSERHHDAVTDVDQESMLSGDVPQQIYLAQVPIMNSEDRERVQLEGLREDIQTPAFLETKELASINLWMNNAQSRSSTHYDPHHNVLCVVAGSKQVVLWPPSASPFLYPMPVYGEASNHSSIALENPDFSLYPRAKCSMDYSQKVILHAGDALFIPEGWFHQVDSDDLTIAVNFWWRSNIMSNMLEHMDAYYLRRILRRLMDKEMNQVLPKASHGTEKLKSTCELLSNGADHGCCDLNPACKKQGLQGKDLKLHELEPFSLQALHELVSVVHDRVNITDQSQCIQSTPPNDSKVSVKHECDKTLTSKLFFLEDDPVAKILWTFDPSTLQNVLLAMAHNFPRTLEALILHLLSPVGAEVLTRKFDEVDQHTTEDDRNKFYQGFYGAFDDQFAAMDAILNGKELFALQAFKDSLDKFLGVNIDVPKPSIR encoded by the exons atgGAAGAGTCTTTACAATTACAAATCCAAAGATTCGAACAGCTCCCTTCTCCCACAGAATTCGCGTCTCAACTCGAATCCAAAAACGTCCCCGCT GTTTTTAATGGATGCATTAAGGACTGGAAAGCTTTCGTCAAGTGGAATCCGGCTAATGGCGGCCTCGATCACTTGCAG gAACGGGTAGGATCATCTACTGTGGAAGCTATGCTATCTAAAACTGCACCTGTGTTTTATGGCGATATTAGAAGCCATGAAAGG GTTCAGTTACCGTTTTCCACGTTTATTGATTTTTGCAAGCAAAGTATGCGAAACACGGACAGTAGTGGTGGTTCTTTGTTGCAATCAGAAAGGCATCATGATGCTGTTACTGATGTAGATCAGGAAAGTATGCTTTCCGGTGATGTTCCTCAGCAAATTTATCTAGCACAG GTGCCGATAATGAATAGCGAGGATCGAGAGAGGGTTCAACTTGAAGGTCTTAGGGAAGACATTCAAACG CCTGCTTTTTTGGAAACAAAAGAACTAGCTTCTATCAATTTGTGGATGAATAATGCTCAATCTAGATCAAGCACCCACTATGATCCACATCATAACGTGCTATGTGTAGTTGCTGGCAGCAAACAAG TTGTCTTATGGCCGCCCTCTGCAAGTCCATTTTTATACCCAATGCCTGTATATGGGGAGGCCTCAAACCACAG TTCTATTGCTCTGGAAAACCCTGACTTCTCATTGTATCCGAGAGCAAAATGCTCCATGGACTACTCTCAGAAGGTTATTCTTCATGCAGGTGATGCCCTTTTCATTCCTGAAGGCTG GTTCCACCAAGTAGACAGTGATGATTTGACCATTGCTGTGAACTTTTGGTGGCGGTCCAACATAATGTCTAACATGTTAGAACACATGGATGCTTATTATTTGCGAAGAATATTAAGAAG ATTGATGGACAAAGAAATG AACCAAGTACTCCCCAAGGCTTCTCACGGCACAGAGAAACTGAAGAGCACATGTGAGCTGCTCAGTAATGGAGCAG ATCATGGTTGTTGTGACTTGAACCCGGCATGCAAGAAACAGGGTTTACAAGGGAAGGACCTTAAGTTGCATGAATTGGAACCGTTTTCTCTCCAGGCCCTTCATGAACTTGTTTCTGTAGTTCATGACCGTGTTAACATCACCGACCAAAGTCAATGCATTCAATCAACTCCACCAAATGATTCTAAAGTCAGTGTGAAACATGAATGCGATAAAACTTTgacaagtaaattatttttcctaGAGGATGATCCAGTTGCTAAAATTCTTTGGACCTTTGATCCAAGCACTCTCCAGAATGTCCTCCTTGCCATGGCA CACAATTTTCCAAGAACCCTGGAGGCTCTGATACTGCACTTGCTTTCACCAGTAGGAGCAGAGGTACTTACAAGGAAGTTTGATGAGGTTGATCAACATACAACAGAAGATGATCG taacAAATTCTACCAAGGCTTTTATGGTGCATTTGATGACCAATTTGCTGCAATGGATGCAATCCTTAATGGAAAGGAATTATTTGCTCTCCAG GCATTTAAAGATTCTCTGGATAAATTCTTGGGAGTGAACATTGACGTTCCCAAACCATCAATTAGATGA
- the LOC133695437 gene encoding protein indeterminate-domain 12-like gives MFPAAMSNSTSLSEEASVSSGTRVQEFGSLNPLASNFSPLQHQQQQQKIIKKKRSLPGNPDPDAEVIALSPKTLLATNRFVCEICNKGFQRDQNLQLHRRGHNLPWKLKQRNSKEIKKKAYVCPEPTCVHHHPSRALGDLTGIKKHYCRKHGEKKWKCEKCSKIYAVQSDWKAHSKTCGTREYRCDCGTLFSRKDSFVTHRAFCDALAEESARLSAHQLISTDPNAQALLLQNALQAHPISLFSAPNPTHQQQISLTSPWDPPRHHNPNSNNHQNPVHIKPETHNHFQIPPLLQEPPPPALPSHKGLLASTFQSLSNAVTSSTASHHLSATALLQKAASVGAAQTSVGHSQMTQLDMGELGSAGQVHVNSASHVAQGPNYNLNSLATWQKSDRLTRDFLGLTGECEDHHGHAASNSNGSSGGVDASMNVREILTYTGGVGFHQQQYNERDHSLLKPHGGFGFARPSASKTWGDC, from the exons ATGTTCCCTGCAGCCATGTCCAACTCAACTTCTTTGTCTGAAGAAGCTAGTGTCTCTTCTGGCACCAGAGTTCAAGAATTTGGTAGCTTAAATCCACTGGCTTCAAACTTCTCTCCTCTGCAGCATCAGCAACAGCAACAAAAGATCATCAAGAAGAAGAGAAGCTTACCAGGAAACCCAG ACCCAGATGCTGAAGTGATAGCATTATCTCCAAAGACCTTATTGGCTACCAATAGATTTGTGTGTGAGATCTGCAACAAAGGGTTTCAGAGAGATCAGAATCTTCAGCTTCATAGGAGGGGCCATAACCTTCCCTGGAAGCTGAAGCAAAGAAACagcaaagaaattaaaaagaaagcttATGTTTGCCCTGAGCCTACGTGTGTTCACCACCATCCTTCAAGGGCTCTGGGTGACCTTACAGGTATCAAGAAACACTATTGCAGGAAACATGGAGAGAAGAAATGGAAGTGTGAGAAATGCTCAAAGATCTATGCCGTTCAATCAGATTGGAAGGCTCACTCTAAAACCTGTGGAACAAGAGAGTATAGATGTGACTGTGGAACCCTTTTCTCCAg GAAGGATAGCTTCGTAACCCACAGGGCATTCTGTGATGCATTAGCTGAAGAAAGTGCAAGACTCTCGGCTCACCAGCTAATCTCCACAGATCCAAATGCCCAAGCTCTCCTCCTTCAAAACGCACTTCAAGCACACCCCATTTCTCTCTTCTCCGCCCCTAACCCTACTCATCAACAGCAAATCTCCCTCACTTCTCCTTGGGACCCGCCTCGCCATCACAACCCTAATAGTAATAACCACCAAAACCCAGTTCACATCAAGCCTGAAACTCACAACCATTTTCAAATCCCTCCACTTCTCCAAGAACCACCACCACCTGCATTGCCTAGCCACAAGGGTTTGTTAGCCTCAACCTTCCAAAGTCTATCAAATGCCGTCACGTCATCAACAGCATCACACCACTTGTCAGCCACTGCACTCCTTCAAAAGGCTGCAAGTGTGGGTGCCGCTCAGACCTCAGTGGGCCACAGCCAAATGACCCAGCTGGACATGGGCGAGTTGGGATCAGCGGGCCAGGTTCATGTCAACTCAGCGAGTCACGTCGCACAGGGTCCTAACTATAACCTTAACAGCCTTGCCACGTGGCAGAAGAGTGACCGCCTGACAAGGGACTTTCTGGGCCTGACCGGTGAATGTGAGGATCATCATGGCCATGCCGCGAGTAATTCAAATGGGAGTAGTGGGGGTGTTGACGCTAGCATGAATGTGAGGGAAATCCTAACGTACACAGGGGGTGTAGGGTTCCACCAGCAGCAATACAATGAGAGAGACCACTCACTGCTGAAGCCCCACGGTGGTTTTGGATTCGCTCGGCCTTCTGCCTCTAAAACGTGGGGTGATTGCTAG